In Seriola aureovittata isolate HTS-2021-v1 ecotype China chromosome 24, ASM2101889v1, whole genome shotgun sequence, the following proteins share a genomic window:
- the LOC130165389 gene encoding growth/differentiation factor 8-like translates to MLLLFCLTVFLSAGFSMETKQTSKLLAESGEQCSACDFREHSKQMRLHNIKSQILSILRLEQAPNISRDMIRQLLPKAPPLTQLLDQYDPRVEDEDHATTETIITMATKPNPIAQDELYSCCLFSLSPKIQPKNILSAKLWVHLRPADMVTTVFLQISHLKPGKEGNNTRVRVRSLKIDTDAGAGSWQSIDIKSLLQAWLRQPETNYSIEINAYDSRGEDLATTSAEPGEEGLQPFIEVKILDSPKRSRRDSGLNCDEESAETRCCRYPLTVDFEEFGWDWIIAPKRYRANYCSGECEFMHLQQYPHAHLVNKANPRGTAGPCCTPTKMSPINMLYFNRKEQIIYGKIPSMVVDHCGCS, encoded by the exons ATGCTCCTCTTGTTCTGTCTGACCGTCTTCCTCTCTGCGGGCTTTTCCATGGAGACGAAGCAGACCTCCAAGCTGCTGGCGGAGAGCGGAGAGCAGTGCTCGGCCTGCGACTTCCGGGAGCACAGTAAGCAGATGAGGCTCCACAACATCAAGTCCCAGATCCTCAGCATCCTGCGGCTCGAGCAGGCTCCCAACATCAGCCGGGACATGATCCGCCAGCTGCTGCCCAAAGCGCCTCCTCTGACGCAGCTCCTGGACCAGTACGACCCGCGGGTGGAGGACGAGGACCACGCCACGACGGAGACCATCATCACTATGGCCACCAAGC CCAATCCCATCGCCCAGGACGAGTTGTACTCCTGTTGTCTGTTCAGCCTCAGTCCAAAGATCCAGCCCAAGAACATCCTGAGCGCGAAGCTGTGGGTTCACCTGCGGCCGGCCGACATGGTCACCACCGTCTTCCTGCAGATCTCCCACCTCAAACCCGGAAAGGAGGGAAACAACACCCGAGTCCGAGTCCGCTCGCTGAAGATCGACACGGACGCCGGCGCCGGCTCCTGGCAGAGCATCGACATCAAGTCTCTGCTGCAGGCCTGGCTGCGCCAACCAGAGACCAACTACAGCATCGAGATCAACGCCTACGACTCCAGAGGAGAAGATCTGGCCACCACGTCTGCAGAGCCCGGAGAGGAGGGACTG CAACCGTTCATCGAAGTGAAGATCCTCGACAGCCCCAAGAGATCCCGTCGCGACTCGGGCCTCAACTGCGATGAGGAATCTGCGGAGACCCGCTGCTGCCGTTACCCGCTCACCGTCGACTTTGAGGAGTTCGGCTGGGACTGGATCATCGCGCCCAAACGCTACCGGGCCAACTACTGCTCCGGGGAGTGTGAGTTCATGCACCTGCAACAGTACCCGCACGCGCACCTGGTGAACAAGGCCAACCCACGGGGCACCGCGGGGCCCTGCTGCACGCCCACCAAGATGTCGCCCATCAACATGCTCTACTTCAACCGCAAGGAGCAAATCATCTACGGAAAGATCCCGTCCATGGTGGTGGACCACTGCGGCTGCTCCTGA
- the LOC130165647 gene encoding small membrane A-kinase anchor protein-like, with the protein MGCNESRCWSRSCPDKQKEAVIGKQGEERKAFLEDVKETERLVGPEETAADVCSLDLPPVGKQILDLAQKMSEDIVAQALQLCWEVEVRYKDLPFIDNECDYVI; encoded by the coding sequence ATGGGATGTAATGAGTCCAGGTGCTGGTCTCGCTCCTGTCCAGACAAACAGAAGGAGGCCGTCATCGGCAaacaaggagaagagaggaaagccTTTCTGGAGGACGTGAAGGAGACTGAACGCCTCGTCGGTCCGGAGGAGACGGCAGCTGATGTCTGCTCACTGGACCTTCCTCCGGTCGGGAAACAGATCCTGGATTTAGCTCAGAAGATGTCGGAGGATATCGTTGCTCAGGCGCTGCAGCTCTGCTGGGAGGTGGAGGTCCGATACAAGGACCTGCCTTTCATTGACAACGAGTGTGATTATGTCATATGA